In Shouchella patagoniensis, the following are encoded in one genomic region:
- a CDS encoding GerAB/ArcD/ProY family transporter translates to MEKAKISASQLFVLMVLFQLSNALLLPLAIEAGKDAWLAILLAMAVSMVLFFVYHALYRYDSKSLPFEYMEKLIGKVFGRILALLYILFFMFIAARVLRDYGEMLLTFAYPDTPLFVVSALLILVVIYAVYKGIEVIARTGEILFVFMFLLAIGTCLLIVSSGLVHLSNLRPILEDPPRIIHTVFTKTLYFPFGQIVVFLMVFPYLNQPKKMKKTGLLAIGGTGLILAVTMAINVSILGEDLTARSQFPYLATIQSIEVAGFLERLDVVFIVILVIGGFVKISVFFYGAVIGSASLFKVKKPSQLVYPMGVVILLLSMVIANSYAEHINEGLEFFTPYIELPFQVIIPVFLLMIAFFKNRKKKHIANQK, encoded by the coding sequence TGGTCTTATTTCAGCTGAGTAATGCATTGTTGCTTCCTCTTGCGATCGAGGCGGGAAAGGATGCCTGGTTGGCCATTCTTCTTGCGATGGCAGTTAGTATGGTCCTCTTCTTCGTCTACCATGCGCTTTATCGCTACGATTCCAAGAGCTTGCCGTTCGAATATATGGAGAAACTCATAGGAAAGGTGTTTGGACGCATACTGGCCCTGCTGTACATCCTCTTTTTTATGTTTATCGCAGCAAGAGTGCTGCGAGATTACGGAGAGATGTTGCTGACATTTGCTTATCCGGATACCCCTTTGTTTGTTGTAAGTGCATTATTGATACTTGTGGTTATTTATGCCGTGTATAAAGGGATCGAGGTCATCGCTAGGACAGGGGAAATTCTTTTTGTTTTCATGTTTTTGCTTGCCATTGGTACATGTCTTCTTATTGTATCCTCTGGTTTGGTTCACCTCTCGAATTTGCGACCTATACTAGAGGACCCACCTCGAATCATACACACCGTATTTACGAAAACATTGTACTTTCCTTTTGGTCAAATCGTCGTATTTTTGATGGTTTTTCCTTATTTGAATCAACCAAAGAAGATGAAAAAAACGGGGCTACTTGCGATCGGGGGAACGGGTCTCATCCTCGCTGTAACCATGGCCATAAATGTAAGTATTCTCGGTGAGGATCTAACTGCTCGTTCACAGTTTCCCTATCTGGCGACCATACAATCCATCGAAGTTGCGGGTTTTTTGGAGCGTCTGGATGTGGTTTTTATTGTCATCCTTGTGATTGGCGGTTTCGTTAAGATCAGTGTGTTTTTTTATGGCGCAGTGATCGGCAGCGCAAGTTTATTTAAGGTCAAAAAACCCTCCCAACTCGTTTATCCAATGGGAGTGGTCATTTTACTTTTGTCAATGGTCATTGCCAATAGTTACGCGGAACATATTAATGAAGGGTTAGAGTTCTTCACTCCTTACATTGAGCTCCCGTTTCAAGTTATTATACCCGTTTTTCTTTTGATGATTGCCTTTTTCAAGAACAGGAAAAAAAAGCATATAGCAAATCAGAAATAG
- a CDS encoding DinB family protein, with product MVKQLIVGDAKHELTSTRRILERLPEEHMSWSPHQKSMTLGGLATHLINVLNWQIAILQHPEFDLSTVQLRREPLEKHADVLSEFDANVGKFEKLLAESDDKTLDEEWTLRHGDHIILREPRAIALRTFGLSHMVHHRAQLGVYLRLLDIPVPGIYGPSADEEAQEN from the coding sequence ATGGTTAAACAATTGATAGTCGGTGACGCAAAGCATGAACTGACTAGTACGCGTCGCATCCTAGAACGCTTGCCTGAGGAGCATATGTCATGGAGTCCACACCAAAAATCGATGACACTCGGCGGGCTGGCCACGCACCTTATCAACGTACTAAACTGGCAAATCGCTATTTTACAGCACCCGGAGTTCGATCTTTCGACCGTGCAGCTGCGGCGAGAGCCTTTGGAAAAACACGCTGACGTTCTGAGTGAGTTCGACGCGAACGTTGGAAAGTTTGAAAAATTGCTCGCCGAAAGTGATGACAAAACACTCGACGAGGAATGGACGCTTCGCCATGGCGACCATATCATCCTCCGTGAGCCACGGGCAATCGCGCTCCGCACCTTTGGATTAAGCCACATGGTCCACCATCGGGCGCAGCTCGGGGTATACTTGCGACTTCTTGATATACCGGTGCCGGGAATCTACGGTCCCTCGGCCGATGAGGAAGCCCAAGAGAACTAA
- a CDS encoding NAD-dependent epimerase/dehydratase family protein, which produces MNKLKVLVLGGTRFLGKHIVEELINRNHDVTIFNRGNHPVPYSNVIQLTGDRDGNLEELRGKEWDCSHRCFWLYSKNRR; this is translated from the coding sequence ATGAATAAATTAAAGGTATTAGTGTTAGGGGGAACTAGGTTTCTTGGAAAGCATATTGTTGAAGAATTAATTAATCGAAATCACGATGTTACAATTTTTAATCGTGGTAATCATCCTGTGCCGTATTCAAATGTTATTCAATTAACAGGAGATCGAGACGGTAACTTAGAAGAGCTAAGAGGGAAAGAATGGGATTGCAGCCATCGATGTTTCTGGCTTTATTCCAAGAACCGTAGATAA
- a CDS encoding alpha/beta fold hydrolase, whose protein sequence is MNRTYGEFRINKLKLEYSIYGEGKPILVFHGGHSNCHENFGYDFLVENGFSIITPSRAGYGNTSKEIGTTLECACDYYAALLKHLEIEQIHIIAISAGGPTGIKFSNKFPDLTKSLILQSAVTKEWLKPTDGTYKVAQFLFHPRSEKITWGMISHMSKIFPHFIFKQMFSSFSSLKYKEAKNQIHENDAYEIAMMNHRQRSKHGFLIDLSQTKEVREEDLRAIKCSSLILHSKNDSSVSIEHPNLAKALIPNSELHTIDSWGHLIWLGHSSHDINKLMIEFLDIYESS, encoded by the coding sequence TTGAATAGAACCTATGGAGAATTTAGAATCAACAAATTGAAACTCGAGTATTCTATTTATGGGGAAGGGAAACCAATATTGGTGTTTCATGGTGGGCACTCAAACTGTCACGAGAACTTCGGTTACGATTTTCTAGTGGAAAATGGCTTCTCTATAATTACTCCTTCTAGAGCTGGTTATGGAAATACCTCAAAAGAAATTGGAACAACATTAGAATGTGCATGTGATTACTATGCAGCACTTTTAAAACATTTAGAAATTGAACAAATTCATATAATAGCAATATCAGCAGGTGGCCCAACAGGAATAAAATTCAGTAATAAATTTCCTGATTTAACAAAATCATTAATCCTTCAATCTGCTGTTACAAAGGAATGGCTCAAACCTACGGATGGTACATATAAAGTAGCACAATTTCTATTTCATCCTCGAAGTGAAAAAATAACATGGGGGATGATCTCGCATATGAGTAAAATTTTCCCTCACTTTATATTTAAGCAAATGTTTTCTTCTTTCAGTTCTTTAAAATATAAGGAAGCTAAAAATCAAATACATGAAAATGATGCCTATGAGATCGCCATGATGAACCACCGCCAAAGATCAAAACATGGTTTCCTAATTGATTTATCGCAGACGAAAGAGGTTAGAGAAGAAGACTTAAGAGCAATAAAATGTTCGTCGTTAATATTACACAGCAAAAATGATAGTTCAGTTAGTATTGAACATCCTAACCTAGCTAAGGCACTAATTCCGAATTCAGAACTTCATACTATTGATTCTTGGGGGCATTTAATTTGGTTAGGACATTCTTCTCACGATATTAATAAATTAATGATAGAATTTTTAGATATATATGAAAGCAGTTAA
- a CDS encoding reverse transcriptase domain-containing protein, with translation MQKIARKYNMTFTRYADDLTFSTNDKEFISKEESFIEMITKEIHENGLRVNQKKTRVQFNGSRQVVTGM, from the coding sequence TTGCAGAAGATAGCCCGAAAATACAATATGACGTTTACACGTTATGCAGATGATTTAACTTTCTCTACAAATGATAAAGAATTTATTTCTAAAGAAGAGTCTTTTATTGAAATGATAACTAAAGAGATACATGAAAATGGATTGCGAGTAAATCAGAAGAAAACTAGAGTCCAATTTAATGGTTCAAGGCAAGTTGTAACTGGAATGTAG
- a CDS encoding GNAT family N-acetyltransferase: MKQGGDSVHKTKQVELTFYKDEYSKALRRFVLPPEQGQFTALPKEIENVIDGQHRMIIVTNDEPVGFFLLHNTKRVQEYTDNPNAMLLTAFSINQIHQGKGYAKKGMRKLKNFVHTKFENCNEIVLAVNYKNSAAQQLYKKVGFVDTGKRKIGKIGEQIIMNLKI; encoded by the coding sequence ATGAAACAAGGAGGAGATAGCGTGCATAAGACCAAACAAGTTGAATTAACATTTTACAAAGATGAATACTCAAAGGCATTAAGAAGGTTCGTTCTACCACCAGAACAAGGGCAGTTCACCGCACTTCCTAAAGAAATAGAAAATGTAATCGATGGACAGCATAGAATGATCATAGTAACGAACGATGAACCAGTAGGGTTCTTTCTCTTACATAATACAAAAAGAGTCCAAGAGTATACAGACAACCCAAATGCCATGTTATTAACAGCATTTTCTATTAATCAAATACATCAAGGAAAAGGTTATGCTAAAAAAGGTATGCGGAAATTAAAAAATTTTGTTCATACCAAGTTTGAAAACTGCAATGAAATTGTGCTAGCTGTTAATTACAAAAATAGTGCTGCACAACAGCTTTATAAGAAAGTAGGATTTGTTGATACAGGTAAACGAAAAATAGGAAAAATCGGCGAACAAATAATCATGAATCTTAAGATTTAA
- a CDS encoding MFS transporter — protein sequence MENREPKISIEPSRSLWKNRPFLLLLGSNTTSNIGLYMYIIIIPLLMYDLTQSAFLISTMRLIEFLASGLLGVAAGIFVDRINRKKALVTAAVLQWTTIALLTLLLFSGNVQLWHLYFLGFFFSTSGLLHTNAAHAALPQVLHKDQLTEGNAKLGIVSTSVRLIGPMLAGLTLASLSFAGTMAVQLGFITLTLLFVLLLPSLKIEGIENREKSTFWKDAKEGFQELFNNALLRVTTVVIFFQNFGFSLTMGVLVFFAVDQLQATEAQVGAYISIGAVGGLFGMLIVKKITTLFPRGKIYTYTNIFDVLAFIVLAFATSWWMIAIALALFSFSTSISNVIYHAVRQEVTPNQMLGRVAGSVATLVQLTMPLGVIAGGLWAEFFSIRILFGINIVISAAILFGLLFTTFHKTVK from the coding sequence TTGGAGAATCGAGAACCAAAAATTTCGATCGAGCCTTCACGCTCGCTTTGGAAAAATCGACCTTTTTTACTCTTATTGGGGAGCAACACAACAAGCAACATAGGGCTGTACATGTACATCATCATTATCCCCTTATTGATGTATGACTTAACTCAAAGCGCATTTCTTATTAGTACCATGCGTTTAATTGAATTTTTAGCAAGTGGGCTTCTAGGTGTTGCTGCTGGCATTTTTGTTGACCGGATTAATCGCAAAAAAGCGCTTGTTACAGCGGCTGTTTTGCAATGGACCACAATCGCTCTTTTAACCTTACTTTTGTTTTCTGGGAACGTGCAGCTATGGCACTTATACTTCTTAGGATTTTTCTTTTCTACGTCCGGTCTCTTACATACAAACGCGGCGCATGCTGCACTACCACAGGTCTTACATAAAGACCAATTAACCGAAGGAAATGCCAAACTGGGCATCGTGTCAACCTCTGTCCGTCTTATTGGACCTATGCTTGCTGGATTAACACTTGCTTCTTTAAGCTTTGCTGGAACGATGGCTGTACAACTTGGCTTTATCACCCTAACCCTTCTATTTGTCTTACTGCTTCCGTCTCTAAAAATAGAGGGGATCGAAAATCGTGAAAAAAGCACGTTTTGGAAAGATGCCAAAGAAGGATTCCAAGAACTTTTTAACAACGCACTGCTTCGCGTAACAACGGTCGTCATCTTTTTTCAAAACTTTGGTTTCAGCTTAACGATGGGCGTGTTAGTCTTTTTCGCTGTGGATCAGCTGCAAGCAACGGAAGCGCAAGTTGGCGCCTACATAAGCATCGGGGCAGTTGGCGGGCTTTTCGGAATGCTCATTGTAAAAAAAATAACAACACTCTTTCCAAGAGGAAAAATATACACCTATACAAACATCTTTGATGTGCTCGCTTTTATCGTCCTGGCTTTCGCTACCTCTTGGTGGATGATTGCGATTGCTCTTGCTTTATTTTCTTTTTCAACAAGTATATCGAATGTAATTTATCATGCAGTCAGGCAAGAGGTTACACCAAATCAAATGCTGGGACGCGTTGCTGGTTCTGTCGCAACACTCGTGCAACTAACGATGCCGCTTGGGGTTATCGCCGGTGGCTTATGGGCAGAGTTTTTTAGTATTCGTATATTATTTGGCATAAACATTGTTATATCCGCCGCTATCTTATTTGGATTATTGTTTACGACATTTCATAAAACGGTTAAATAA
- a CDS encoding SDR family oxidoreductase, protein MNHLNEKIAIVTGASRLKGIGAAICRELAQTGYHIFFTYWTEYDKSMPWSIDVNEPFQLKEELMQCGVKVSCMELDLTTYDAPTKLLTTVQEQLGHPDILINNAAYSTNHSLSDLTAEVLDKHYQVNVRATTMLSIAFAHSFKKGTGGRIINLTSGQFQGPMPGELAYATTKGAIDALTITLSAEVAPLGITVNAINPGPTDTGWMSDELKKQLKPMFPFGKIGEPKNVARSITLIVSDEAEWITGQVIHSEGGFKR, encoded by the coding sequence ATGAACCATTTAAATGAAAAAATTGCGATTGTGACCGGTGCAAGCCGTTTAAAAGGAATTGGCGCTGCTATTTGTAGGGAGCTGGCTCAAACGGGTTATCATATCTTTTTTACCTATTGGACGGAATATGATAAAAGCATGCCGTGGAGCATTGATGTAAATGAGCCATTCCAACTAAAAGAAGAATTAATGCAGTGTGGCGTAAAGGTATCCTGTATGGAGCTAGATTTAACAACGTATGATGCACCAACTAAACTTCTAACGACTGTACAGGAGCAACTTGGTCACCCCGATATTTTAATTAATAATGCAGCCTACTCCACAAATCATTCACTCTCTGATTTAACTGCCGAAGTATTAGATAAACATTATCAAGTAAATGTGCGTGCTACAACGATGCTAAGTATTGCATTTGCTCACAGCTTCAAGAAAGGAACCGGGGGAAGAATCATTAATCTCACGTCTGGTCAGTTTCAAGGACCTATGCCTGGGGAGTTGGCATATGCGACCACAAAAGGAGCAATTGATGCACTGACCATTACATTATCGGCGGAAGTTGCCCCGTTAGGTATCACAGTCAATGCCATTAACCCTGGACCGACTGATACTGGTTGGATGTCCGATGAATTAAAAAAACAATTAAAACCGATGTTTCCTTTTGGAAAAATAGGTGAACCAAAAAATGTTGCAAGATCGATTACATTAATAGTAAGTGACGAGGCAGAGTGGATTACAGGTCAAGTCATTCACTCTGAAGGTGGGTTTAAAAGATAG
- a CDS encoding NAD(P)-dependent alcohol dehydrogenase, with translation MVNVKARAVGGPTESFKSTEITRRNLDKHDVLIEIKYAGICHSDIHAARGEWGEVHYPLVPGHEIAGIVTEVGGQVTKFKVGDRVGVGCMVDSCGQCSSCQEGEEQYCEEGNVPTYAGIDKYGEHTQGGYSTHIVVTDGFVVTIPDNIPLETAAPLLCAGITTYSPLKRWQAEKGKKVAVIGLGGLGHLAVKIAHAMNAEVTVLSQTLKKEEDGMKFGAKNYHATSNPETFNKLANSFDLIINTVSAKLDMNAYLNMLALNGTLVNVGAPSEPLGVNALTLIGKRRSFAGSMIGGIQETQDMLDFCSEHNIVPEIELISADRIDEAYERVLHSDVRYRFVIDNSTI, from the coding sequence TTGGTAAATGTAAAAGCTAGAGCAGTCGGTGGTCCGACAGAATCGTTTAAATCGACAGAAATAACGCGTAGAAATTTAGACAAACACGATGTTCTAATTGAAATCAAGTATGCAGGAATTTGTCATTCCGATATTCATGCAGCTCGTGGAGAATGGGGAGAGGTCCATTACCCACTAGTTCCTGGTCACGAAATCGCTGGTATCGTAACGGAAGTAGGAGGTCAAGTAACAAAATTTAAAGTCGGTGATCGAGTAGGGGTGGGCTGCATGGTAGACTCATGTGGTCAGTGCAGTAGTTGTCAAGAAGGAGAAGAACAGTATTGTGAGGAAGGCAATGTCCCAACGTATGCAGGTATTGATAAGTATGGAGAACATACTCAAGGCGGATATTCCACTCATATTGTCGTAACCGACGGTTTTGTCGTGACAATTCCAGATAATATACCACTTGAGACTGCTGCTCCACTCCTTTGTGCAGGGATTACAACGTATTCTCCATTAAAGAGATGGCAAGCCGAAAAAGGAAAAAAAGTTGCAGTTATTGGTTTAGGTGGGCTTGGTCATTTGGCAGTGAAAATTGCACATGCGATGAATGCAGAGGTTACGGTACTCTCGCAAACATTAAAGAAAGAAGAAGACGGTATGAAGTTTGGAGCAAAGAATTACCATGCGACGAGTAATCCTGAAACCTTCAATAAACTGGCTAACTCGTTTGATTTAATTATAAATACCGTGAGTGCAAAATTAGATATGAACGCATATCTAAACATGTTAGCACTTAATGGGACTTTAGTGAATGTGGGGGCTCCAAGTGAGCCACTTGGAGTAAATGCACTAACGTTAATCGGTAAGCGACGTTCTTTTGCAGGATCGATGATCGGCGGAATTCAGGAAACACAAGACATGTTAGATTTCTGTTCTGAACACAATATTGTGCCAGAGATTGAATTGATTTCGGCTGACCGTATTGATGAAGCGTATGAACGGGTCTTACATTCTGATGTAAGATACCGCTTTGTCATTGATAACAGTACAATTTAA
- a CDS encoding SDR family oxidoreductase — protein MSILVTGATGTVGSQVVERLNAKGLGVKALTRNENTPRLRGVHYVVGDLNKPKTLHPHLEHVEGLFILTQSEQTEEMFIANKEIINMAKSAGVRKI, from the coding sequence ATGAGCATTTTAGTCACAGGTGCCACAGGGACAGTTGGGAGCCAGGTGGTCGAAAGGTTAAACGCAAAAGGGCTAGGTGTGAAAGCATTAACGAGGAATGAGAACACACCTAGATTAAGAGGCGTTCACTATGTTGTCGGCGATTTAAATAAACCAAAAACACTACACCCTCATTTAGAACATGTCGAAGGGTTATTCATTTTAACGCAAAGTGAACAAACTGAAGAGATGTTTATAGCAAATAAAGAAATAATAAATATGGCAAAAAGTGCAGGTGTGAGGAAGATTTAA